CGGATTTCAATTGAATAGATTAAAGTAAGAAAAGGAGAAGAGCCTGATGAAACGGTAAGATGAAGCCATACTCAACAGATTTACGCCTGAAAATTATCGAAGCTAAGCACAAGAATAACGAATCAATGGGGCAACTAGCTGAGCGATTTGGGGTAAGTTACAGTTTTGTCAGCCGGCTGTTAAAGCGTTATGAAGCAACAGCAAGCGTAGAACCGAATCCTCATGGAGGAGGAAAACCTCCCTTACTCAACTCTCGACAAATAGAAATATTAAACCAATTAGTCGAAGAAGATAACGATGCTACCTTATAGCAATTAAGCGTTAGGTTAACCGAAAAAACTGAGATAAAAGTAAGCATCCCTACCATTTGCCGCCTTTTACAAAAATTGGAGTTAACTAGAAAAAAAAAGACTCTTCATGCTAATGAAGCCGAATCTGAACGAGTGCAAAAACTGAGAAGCCAAGATTGGACAACCATTAGAGAAGTTTGCCTCAAAGATTTGGTTTTTATCGATGAAACTGGTGTTAATCTAGCTATGAATCGTCGTTATGCTAGAGCTAAAAAAGGCAAGAGAGCCTATAGTAAATGTCCTGATAATCGCGGCAATAATGTCACCATGATTGGCGCAATTGCTCCAACAGGAATTCTTGCTCCTTTTACATTTGAGGGCTGGACAAATCAAGAGGCGTTTCTTACTTATGTTACCCAAGTACTTGTACCCGAACTTTGGTCAGGGGCTTGTGTAGTCATGGATAATTTACCTGCACATAAGGCTATAAAAGTTCGAGCAGCCATTGAATCTGTTGGAGCTTCAGTTAAATTCTTGCCTCCTTATTCCCCTGATTTTAATCCAATTGAGAATTGTTGGTCCTCACTGAAAGAATTTTTAAGAACCAAAGAATCTCGTACTTATGAAGAACTTAACCGAGCTATTGATAAAGCCATCAATTTAATCACGGACAAAGATATAGTTGGCTGGTTTACTCACTGCTGTTATTATATTCAACCCAATTGAAAATCGCTATCAACATGAAGTCAAGGGTATTGCCTTCCGAATCCACTGCCCGATACAGATACTTCCACTCGCCTTTGACGGAAATATAGGTTTCGTCAACTCTCCATGAGTCGTTGGTTTTCAGCAGATGAGGACGGCATCGCTTGTCCAATTCTGGAGCGTAAGCCTGAACCCATCGGTACACCGTCGTGTGGTCTACTGTCAGCCCCCGTTCCAGCATCATCTCTTCTAAATTGCGCTAGGAAAGCGGGTAGCGTAAGTACCACCTCACACATAGCAGGATGATTTCTTCTTGGCAGTGACGCCATTTAAACGGATGCTTGGGGTTCATGGACGGGGTAACTCTGGCGATACAAAGTCTTCAGTGAGTATATTTACCAGCTCCACGCCAGTTTTTGCAACACAACCGAGAATCGCGCTTCCATTTCTTGCGCCCATGCTTGCGGATGTAGCGCAGATTCTCATCCCTTGGATGAGGAGGGGGCTTACGGTTGCCATGCTGCCAAATCACCGCATCCTTGCGGGGTGGAATCACAGGCTTGGCGCCCCGTTGGGTAATCTCATCGTAGCAATCCTGATGG
This window of the Chroococcidiopsis sp. CCMEE 29 genome carries:
- a CDS encoding helix-turn-helix domain-containing protein, producing MKPYSTDLRLKIIEAKHKNNESMGQLAERFGVSYSFVSRLLKRYEATASVEPNPHGGGKPPLLNSRQIEILNQLVEEDNDATL